In one window of Littorina saxatilis isolate snail1 linkage group LG11, US_GU_Lsax_2.0, whole genome shotgun sequence DNA:
- the LOC138980479 gene encoding N-acetylneuraminate lyase B-like has protein sequence MEDFKLTGVLPATFTPMKANGDVDYDKIDEYCEFLSREGIRQIYVNGSTGEGPSLTAEERMRLTECWVKYGKKNGRLSKIIIQVGGTCLKDSITMAKHAETIGADAISTLPPLYFPVATPQDLVEHVRAVAAAAPTIPMYYYHIPFRSGVNINMEQFLLAGRDVIPTLRGIKFSDKDLVQMCACLRTKDARGRNFNIVFGSDEQMLGAMALGADGAIGSTYNWMSGTFRRLLTRLDQGDLQAARLEQTRSQDVVKQVFAFGEKTNGTVSTLKVVMSLVGLDLGPVRGPMRELETKDKEAFFKALTDLGFMEWRKE, from the exons AGATGTGGACTATGACAAGATAGACGAGTACTGCGAGTTTCTCAGCAGAGAGGGAATCAGGCAAATTTACG TGAATGGTTCAACCGGAGAGGGGCCGTCTTTGACAGCTGAAGAGCGCATGCGTCTCACGGAATGCTGGGTAAAATATGGAAAGAAAAATGGACG TTTGTCCAAGATTATCATTCAGGTGGGAGGTACGTGCCTCAAAGACTCCATCACTATG GCCAAGCACGCCGAGACTATCGGGGCAGACGCCATATCAACACTCCCTCCTTTGTACTTCCCTGTGGCCACACCGC AGGATCTAGTGGAACACGTGCGCGCCGTGGCAGCAGCCGCCCCCACCATCCCCATGTACTACTATCACATTCCCTTCAGGAGTGGCGTCaaca TCAACATGGAACAGTTCCTGCTGGCCGGACGTGACGTCATCCCCACCCTGCGCGGCATCAAGTTCTCGGACAAGGACCTCGTGCAGATGTGTGCTTGCCTCAGAACAAAGGACGCCAGGGGACGCAACTTTAACATCGTCTTTGGATCCGATGAG caaATGCTGGGCGCGATGGCCCTGGGAGCGGACGGCGCTATCGGCAGCACGTACAACTGGATGTCCGGCACGTTCCGCCGTCTGCTGACCAGGCTTGACCAGGGTGACCTGCAGGCAGCCAGGCTGGAACAGACCCGGAGTCAAGACGTCGTCAAGCAGGTCTTCGCTTTCG GTGAAAAGACGAACGGAACCGTCTCCACCCTGAAAGTCGTGATGTCATTGGTTGGACTCGACCTCGGCCCCGTGCGTGGACCAATGAGAGAGCTGGAGACAAAAGACAAGGAAGCGTTCTTCAAGGCGCTGACTGACCTCGGCTTCATGGAGTGGAGGAAGGAGTAA